In a genomic window of Gossypium arboreum isolate Shixiya-1 chromosome 7, ASM2569848v2, whole genome shotgun sequence:
- the LOC108466302 gene encoding gibberellin-regulated protein 14 has protein sequence MAFKALLLLLLATFLLVSTTVASNEVGEKTEIKYAAPVPVKAPIPAPPVKSPTTPAPPYKAPTPAPPTKAPTPPYKPPTKAPTPPYKPPTKAPTPPYKPPAPAPPTKAPTPPYKPPAPAPPTKAPTPPYKPPTPAPAPPVKAPTPPYKPPTPAPAPPTKAPTPPYKPPVPTPPVKPPTTPAPPYKPPSPPLPPVRTKKDCIPLCGQRCKLHSRTNLCLRACMTCCDRCKCVPPGTYGNREMCGKCYTDMRTHRNKHKCP, from the exons ATGGCTTTCAAAGCTCTGCTGCTGTTACTATTGGCCACTTTTCTGCTCGTCTCAACAACA gttGCTTCCAATGAAGTGGGAGAGAAGACTGAG ATTAAGTATGCTGCTCCTGTTCCAGTGAAGGCACCTATTCCTGCTCCACCCGTTAAGTCTCCCACCACTCCGGCACCGCCGTACAAGGCCCCAACTCCAGCACCCCCAACCAAGGCCCCCACTCCACCATATAAACCCCCAACCAAGGCCCCCACTCCACCATATAAACCACCAACCAAGGCCCCCACTCCACCATATAAACCACCAGCTCCTGCGCCACCAACCAAGGCTCCTACTCCACCATATAAGCCCCCAGCACCAGCACCACCAACCAAGGCTCCTACTCCCCCATATAAACCCCCTACTCCCGCACCGGCACCTCCAGTCAAGGCCCCTACACCCCCATATAAGCCCCCAACACCTGCTCCAGCACCCCCAACTAAAGCACCAACTCCCCCATATAAGCCCCCAGTTCCTACACCTCCAGTTAAGCCACCAACAACTCCAGCACCGCCTTACAAGCCACCAAGTCCACCATTGCCGCCTGTTAGGACAAAAAAGG ATTGCATCCCATTATGTGGACAAAGGTGCAAATTACACTCGAGGACTAACCTATGCTTGAGAGCTTGCATGACATGCTGTGACAGATGCAAATGTGTCCCACCAGGGACATATGGCAACAGAGAAATGTGTGGCAAATGTTACACTGATATGAGAACCCACCGCAACAAGCACAAATGTCCTTGA
- the LOC108458427 gene encoding uncharacterized protein LOC108458427, translating to MDVDGILGNRDSKLGKSSIPRRRQWVKRRETWLVILGVILHAVYMLSIFDIYFKTPIVHGMDLVSPRFSPPAKRLVLLVADGLRADKFFEPDLEGNFRAPFLRNVIKNQGRWGVSHARPPTESRPGHVAIIAGFYEDPSAVTKGWKANPVEFDSVFNRSRHTISYGSPDIVPIFCGALPHSTWATYPHEFEDFATDASFLDEWSFDQFQSLLNRSNEDPKLKRLLEQDNLVVFLHLLGCDSNGHAHRPFSSIYLNNVKVVDHIAERVYSLLENYYKDNRTSYIFTADHGMSDKGSHGDGHPSNTDTPLVVWGAGVKHPRPVTAKDHSDHVLRFIDQHLHDAPTPKEWDLDGIERVDVNQADIAPLMSTLLGLPCPVNSVGNLPLGYVDMKEEEEVEAVLANTKQILNQFLRKSQIKQSHSLFFKPFKPLASYFSMLNQIEELLSARDYKAAMQLSENLRSLALKGLHYFQTYDLLMLMATITLGYIGWMVFLVLHVLQAYTLLPGDIFRKEEAVHEKSNTGKAQLCGCLFMAVVSVLLFLEHSPPLYHAYFAMTIFLWTQILNEYKFIKALWRYLCGRTSDYVIKLLALGVVSVIILELLVHSFTERKLYTWCFLIVGAIASIYLYKSIPWRSGIPVFVCLTCWFLSLFTLMPAEIPDNNKLVNASGVMVIVIGLTGQWLDLKAGVNRFWFGICNHEKRKPRFPMLFQLQALFVGLSSVMVFLSTSHRTEKQELHTIHQLMNWFIAGFSMILPLFSENGLLSRLNSIFLGFAPPFLLLSIGYEAVFYGALGLVLIAWILFENSLLYVHKVNKSSASGKNLGEHAFLENDTRYLQLSDMRIPLTFMVLFNVAFFGTGNFASIASFEISSVYRFITVFSPFLMAALLIFKLFIPFLLVICAFSAITKLLEVPRIGCYFLVILCSDVMTIHFFFLVKNTGSWMEIGNSISHFGIMSAQVVFVLLLFALTNIYTKDIEIRSGSRDSRKVM from the exons ATGGATGTAGATGGGATCTTGGGTAACAGAGATTCGAAGCTAGGCAAATCAAGCATACCCAGGAGACGACAATGGGTTAAAAGAAGAGAAACATGGCTGGTTATACTTGGTGTCATCCTCCATGCCGTTTACATGTTAAGCATCTTCGACATCTACTTCAAGACCCCCATTGTTCATGGCATGGATCTTGTCTCCCCTCGCTTCTCTCCTCCTGCTAAACGCCTTGTTCTTCTTGTTG CGGATGGTTTACGTGCTGATAAATTTTTCGAGCCAGATTTGGAAGGGAATTTCAGAGCACCCTTTTTAAGAAATGTGATTAAGAATCAAGGTCGATGGGGAGTATCTCATGCTCGGCCTCCAACAGAGTCAAGGCCTGGACATGTTGCTATAATTGCTGGTTTCTATGAGGACCCTAGTGCAGTTACAAAAG GATGGAAAGCTAATCCAGTTGAATTTGATTCGGTTTTTAATCGGAGCCGGCATACAATTTCTTATGGTAGTCCAGATATTGTTCCAATATTTTGTGGTGCTTTGCCGCACAGCACTTGGGCTACATATCCCCACGAGTTTGAAGACTTCGCTACTG ATGCATCCTTTTTGGATGAATGGTCTTTTGATCAATTTCAGAGCCTGCTGAATAGGTCTAATGAAGACCCAAAGTTGAAAAGGTTACTTGAACAAGATAATCTTGTTGTATTTCTGCATCTACTTGGTTGTGATTCAAATGGTCATGCACATCGTCCCTTTTCATCTATTTATCTCAACAATGTAAAGGTTGTTGATCATATTGCTGAACGTGTTTATAGTCTTCTTGAGAATTACTACAAGGACAATCGTACATCATATATCTTCACAGCTGATCATGGAATGAGCGACAAAG GAAGTCATGGGGATGGGCATCCTTCAAACACTGATACCCCTCTAGTTGTATGGGGAGCAGGCGTAAAACATCCCAGGCCAGTCACTGCAAAAGATCACTCGGATCATGTTCTTCGTTTTATTGATCAACATTTGCATGACGCGCCAACACCTAAAGAATGGGACCTTGATGGCATCGAAAGAGTTGATGTCAATCAAGCTGATATTGCACCGCTCATG TCAACTCTTCTTGGTTTGCCTTGTCCAGTCAATTCAGTCGGGAATTTACCTCTTGGTTATGTTGACATGAAAGAG GAGGAAGAAGTTGAAGCTGTGCTAGCTAACACAAAACAGATTCTGAACCAGTTTCTGCGCAAATCAC AAATAAAGCAATCACATTCACTGTTTTTCAAGCCTTTCAAGCCACTTGCGTCTTACTTCTCTATGTTGAATCAAATTGAGGAATTGCTAAGTGCTAGAGACTATAAAGCTGCCATGCAGCTATCAGAAAATCTAAGAAGCTTGGCACTGAAGGGACTTCATTATTTTCAAACTTATGATTTGCTGATGCTGATGGCCACGATTACTCTTGGATATATCGGTTGGATGGTCTTTCTTGTTCTTCATGTTCTGCAAGCTTATACTTTATTGCCAGGAGATATATTTAGAAAGGAGGAAGCCGTTCACGAGAAATCTAATACAGGAAAA GCTCAGCTTTGTGGCTGTTTGTTTATGGCAGTAGTCAGTGTTCTGCTATTTCTGGAGCACTCCCCTCCACTTTACCATGCATACTTTGCCATGACGATATTTCTCTGGACGCAAATACTAAATGAATATAAGTTTATAAAAGCACTTTGGAGATACTTATGTGGGAGAACATCCGACTATGTCATTAAACTTCTGGCCCTTGGTGTGGTCTCAGTGATCATTCTTGAGCTTCTG GTGCATAGCTTCACTGAGAGAAAACTCTACACTTGGTGCTTCCTCATAGTCGGAGCCATAGCTTCTATATATCTTTACAAATCAATTCCATGGAGATCTGGAATTCCAGTTTTTGTTTGTCTCACTTGTTGGTTCTTGTCTCTATTTACTTTAATGCCTGCTGAAATTCCTGATAATAATAAGTTGGT AAATGCAAGTGGAGTGATGGTTATTGTAATAGGATTAACTGGACAGTGGCTTGACCTAAAAGCTGGTGTGAATAGATTCTGGTTTGGCATTTGTAATCATGAAAAGAGAAAACCCAGGTTCCCTATGCTCTTTCAATTACAG GCTCTTTTCGTTGGATTATCATCGGTAATGGTGTTTTTATCTACATCTCACAGAACAGAGAAGCAAGAACTACACACAATACATCAGTTGATGAACTGGTTCATTGCTG gTTTCTCGATGATTCTCCCATTGTTTTCAGAAAATGGCCTCTTGTCCAGGCTCAATTCTATATTTCTTGGTTTTGCACCACCATTCCTTCTATTATCTATTGG ATATGAAGCTGTCTTCTATGGTGCACTTGGTCTTGTGCTAATTGCATGGATACTATTTGAAAACTCGCTTCTCTATGTGCATAAGGTGAACAAATCTTCTGCTTCTGGAAAGAACTTGGGGGAACATGCCTTCCTTGAAAATGATACTAGGTATTTGCAGCTGTCTGATATGAGAATACCTTTAACCTTT ATGGTCTTATTTAACGTGGCCTTCTTTGGGACGGGAAATTTCGCAAGTATTGCTAGTTTCGAGATTTCATCAGTCTACAGGTTCATCACTGTTTTTAGT CCTTTTCTGATGGCAGCACTCCTCATCTTCAAGTTATTCATACCATTCCTGCTTGTTAT ATGTGCATTCAGTGCAATAACCAAACTACTTGAAGTTCCAAGGATAGGATGCTACTTCCTCGTTATTCTCTGTTCAGACGTGATGACAATCCACTTCTTCTTTCTG GTGAAGAACACGGGGAGCTGGATGGAAATTGGTAATAGCATTAGCCATTTCGGAATCATGAGTGCCCAAGTTGTGTTTGTGCTGCTACTTTTTGCTCTCACAAATATATACACAAAAGACATCGAAATCAGATCAGGGAGTCGAGATTCCCGAAAAGTAATGTGA